A DNA window from Labrys wisconsinensis contains the following coding sequences:
- a CDS encoding cation:proton antiporter domain-containing protein encodes MHNLVATKDMLVVLGAAAIVVPFVRRFNVSPVLGFLAAGVALGPNGLGALGPLLPAIDWVTIRERETIAAIAEYGVVFLLFVIGLELTLARLTSMRRLVFGLGGLQVLLSALAIGLVASRFLDLPAALTVGAALALSSTAIVIEVLAGEKRVASATGRATFAILICQDLAVVPILFIVGSHPEGSVLQGLAFGLIKAAVTIGLIVVVGKFLLAPLFRMVAGRDSREFFMAATLLVAIGTGMVAASAGLSMALGAFIAGLLIAETEYRRAVEATIEPFKSLLLGVFFFAVGMSLDLATVLQHPGLVVAALTCLLLVKGLLVFVLARVFRLSRPVAIEAAFLLAPAGEFAFVVFQIAADESILAPDQAALAVAVASLSMALTPLLGIAGHRLGKRFERPVPVDPEVQAPLPTDGARRAIVVGYGRVGHLVADMLGRHGVSYLAVDADARGVAHWRRESKSVYWGDATDAAFLERCGLMEASALVVTIDKAKEVEAIVATARALRPELVIVARARDADHARSLYAMGVTDAVPETIEASLQLSEAALVGLGVATGPVIASIHERRDEFRQELQGAAGRPTHAVKPKRLRSS; translated from the coding sequence GTGCACAATCTGGTTGCCACGAAGGACATGCTGGTGGTGCTCGGCGCCGCGGCGATCGTCGTTCCCTTCGTGCGCCGCTTCAACGTCAGCCCGGTGCTGGGCTTCCTGGCGGCGGGCGTGGCGCTCGGGCCGAACGGGCTGGGCGCGCTCGGGCCGCTGCTGCCGGCCATCGACTGGGTGACCATCCGCGAGCGCGAGACCATCGCCGCGATCGCCGAGTACGGCGTCGTCTTCCTCCTGTTCGTCATCGGGCTGGAGCTGACGCTGGCGCGCCTCACCAGCATGCGGCGGCTGGTGTTCGGGCTCGGCGGCCTGCAGGTTCTGCTCTCGGCGCTGGCCATCGGCCTGGTGGCGAGCCGCTTCCTCGACCTGCCGGCGGCGCTCACCGTGGGCGCTGCCCTGGCGCTCTCCTCGACCGCCATCGTCATCGAGGTGCTGGCGGGCGAGAAGCGCGTGGCTTCCGCCACCGGCCGCGCCACCTTCGCGATTCTGATCTGCCAGGATCTCGCCGTGGTGCCGATCCTGTTCATCGTCGGCTCGCATCCCGAGGGCTCGGTGCTGCAGGGACTCGCCTTCGGCCTCATCAAGGCCGCCGTCACCATCGGCCTGATCGTCGTGGTCGGAAAATTCCTGCTCGCCCCGCTGTTCCGCATGGTGGCGGGGCGCGACAGCCGCGAGTTCTTCATGGCGGCGACGCTGCTGGTGGCGATCGGCACCGGCATGGTGGCGGCCTCCGCCGGCCTCTCCATGGCGCTCGGCGCCTTCATCGCCGGCCTGCTCATCGCCGAGACCGAGTATCGCCGCGCGGTGGAGGCGACGATCGAGCCGTTCAAGAGCCTGCTGCTCGGCGTGTTCTTCTTCGCCGTCGGCATGAGTCTCGACCTGGCGACGGTGCTGCAGCATCCGGGCCTGGTCGTTGCGGCGCTCACCTGCCTGCTGCTGGTGAAGGGCCTGCTCGTGTTCGTGCTGGCGCGGGTGTTCCGGCTGTCGCGGCCGGTGGCGATCGAGGCGGCCTTCCTGCTGGCCCCTGCCGGCGAGTTCGCCTTCGTGGTGTTCCAGATCGCGGCGGACGAATCCATCCTCGCCCCGGACCAGGCGGCGCTCGCCGTTGCCGTGGCCTCGCTGTCCATGGCCCTGACGCCGCTGCTCGGCATCGCCGGCCATCGCCTCGGCAAGCGCTTCGAGCGACCCGTGCCGGTCGATCCGGAGGTGCAGGCGCCGCTGCCGACCGACGGCGCGCGGCGGGCGATCGTGGTGGGCTACGGCCGCGTCGGTCACCTGGTCGCCGACATGCTCGGCCGGCACGGCGTCTCCTATCTCGCGGTCGATGCGGATGCGCGCGGCGTGGCGCATTGGCGGCGGGAGAGCAAGTCGGTCTATTGGGGCGACGCCACCGACGCGGCCTTCCTGGAGCGCTGCGGCCTGATGGAGGCTTCCGCCCTGGTGGTCACCATCGACAAGGCCAAGGAGGTCGAGGCGATCGTCGCCACGGCGCGGGCGCTCCGGCCCGAGCTCGTCATCGTCGCCCGGGCGCGCGATGCCGACCATGCCCGCTCCCTCTACGCCATGGGCGTGACCGACGCCGTGCCCGAGACGATCGAGGCCAGCCTGCAGCTCTCCGAGGCGGCCCTGGTCGGCCTCGGCGTCGCCACGGGCCCGGTCATCGCCTCGATCCATGAGCGGCGCGACGAGTTCCGCCAGGAGCTGCAGGGCGCGGCCGGGCGCCCGACCCACGCGGTCAAGCCCAAGCGCCTGCGCTCGTCCTGA
- the ubiE gene encoding bifunctional demethylmenaquinone methyltransferase/2-methoxy-6-polyprenyl-1,4-benzoquinol methylase UbiE produces the protein MPQTADTHFGFSTVPLAEKQTLVDEVFHKVAARYDLMNDLMSGGLHRLWKEALVTQLNPPRSRAFRHLDVAGGTGDVAFRIIEAGGPQTRVSVLDINGSMLAVGRERAAARGHAAQLDFIEANAEALPLTEGSFDGYTIAFGIRNVPRIDRALAEAFRVLGRGGRFLCLEFSSVDLPGLDRIYDLYSFNVIPPMGRLVTGEAEPYRYLVESIRKFPKPEAFAAMIREAGFARVTHRPLSGGIAAIHSGWKL, from the coding sequence ATGCCGCAGACCGCCGACACCCATTTCGGCTTCTCCACCGTGCCCCTGGCGGAGAAGCAGACGCTGGTCGACGAGGTCTTCCACAAGGTGGCCGCGCGCTACGACCTGATGAACGACCTGATGTCCGGCGGGCTGCACCGGCTGTGGAAGGAGGCCTTGGTCACGCAGCTCAATCCGCCGCGCTCCCGGGCCTTCCGTCACCTCGACGTGGCCGGCGGCACGGGCGACGTCGCCTTCCGCATCATCGAGGCCGGCGGACCGCAGACCCGCGTCAGCGTGCTCGACATCAACGGTTCGATGCTGGCGGTCGGCCGGGAGCGGGCGGCGGCACGCGGCCACGCGGCGCAGCTCGACTTCATCGAGGCCAATGCCGAGGCTCTGCCGCTCACCGAGGGCAGCTTCGACGGCTACACCATCGCCTTCGGCATCCGCAACGTGCCGCGCATCGACCGGGCGCTGGCGGAGGCCTTCCGGGTGCTCGGGCGCGGCGGGCGCTTCCTCTGCCTGGAGTTCTCCAGCGTCGACCTGCCCGGGCTCGACCGGATCTACGACCTCTACTCCTTCAACGTCATCCCGCCGATGGGCCGGCTGGTGACGGGCGAGGCGGAGCCCTATCGCTATCTGGTGGAGTCGATCCGCAAGTTCCCCAAGCCCGAGGCCTTCGCCGCGATGATCCGCGAGGCCGGCTTCGCGCGGGTGACGCACCGGCCGCTGAGCGGTGGCATCGCCGCGATCCATTCGGGCTGGAAGCTCTGA
- the mutM gene encoding bifunctional DNA-formamidopyrimidine glycosylase/DNA-(apurinic or apyrimidinic site) lyase, producing MPELPEVETVRRGLEPAMTGARIEAVTLNRADLRFPFPPRFAARLKGQTVIALGRRAKYLQADLGSGEVLVMHLGMSGRFRVTGPDGRVSEPGEFEAEPGGGPRHDHVVFRLSNGFTVTYNDTRRFGFMDLVARAELETSRHFRDIGVEPLGNALDGPLIARLFAGKAAPLKAALLDQRLIAGLGNIYVCEVLHRAGLAPQRAAGTIDAGQAERIAAEIRAVLSEAIEAGGSTLRDYAHTDGSLGYFQHRFRVYDREGEPCPTPGCRGTIARLVQSGRSTFWCEACQR from the coding sequence ATGCCCGAGCTTCCCGAAGTCGAAACCGTCCGCCGCGGCCTCGAGCCCGCCATGACCGGCGCCCGCATCGAGGCCGTCACGCTGAACCGCGCCGACCTGCGTTTTCCCTTCCCGCCGCGCTTCGCCGCCAGGCTGAAGGGGCAGACCGTGATCGCGCTCGGGCGCCGGGCCAAGTACCTCCAGGCCGATCTCGGTTCCGGCGAGGTCCTGGTGATGCATCTGGGCATGAGCGGACGCTTCCGCGTCACCGGGCCGGACGGCCGCGTCAGCGAGCCCGGCGAGTTCGAGGCCGAGCCGGGCGGCGGCCCGCGCCACGACCACGTGGTGTTCCGCCTCTCCAACGGCTTCACCGTCACCTACAACGACACCCGCCGCTTCGGCTTCATGGACCTCGTCGCGCGCGCCGAGCTGGAGACCTCCCGCCATTTTCGCGACATCGGCGTCGAGCCCCTCGGCAACGCCCTCGACGGTCCGCTGATCGCCCGCCTGTTCGCCGGCAAGGCGGCGCCGCTCAAGGCCGCCCTGCTCGACCAGCGGCTGATCGCCGGCCTCGGCAACATCTATGTCTGCGAGGTGCTGCACCGTGCCGGCCTCGCCCCGCAGCGCGCCGCCGGCACGATCGACGCCGGGCAGGCCGAGCGCATCGCCGCCGAGATCCGCGCGGTGCTGAGCGAAGCGATCGAGGCCGGCGGCTCGACCCTGCGCGACTATGCCCATACCGACGGCTCGCTCGGCTATTTCCAGCACCGCTTCCGCGTCTACGACCGCGAGGGCGAGCCCTGTCCGACGCCGGGCTGCCGCGGCACGATCGCTCGCCTGGTGCAGTCGGGCCGCTCCACCTTCTGGTGCGAAGCCTGCCAGCGCTGA
- a CDS encoding enoyl-CoA hydratase: MSFETIIAETRGRVGLVTLNRPKALNALDSRVAAELTRALAAFDADPGIGAMVVTGSDKAFAAGADIKEMADKTFPAVVLDDFIAAWDGIPRLKKPLIAAVAGFALGGGCELAMMCDLIIAADTAKFGQPEIRLGVIPGIGGTQRLARAIGKAKAMEMVLTGRLMDAAEAERAGLVARVVPAAALVEEALKTAEAIAALSTPAVVAAKAAVNRAFETGLAEGICWERQAFYALFATADQKEGMAAFVEKRPPAFQNR; encoded by the coding sequence ATGTCCTTCGAGACCATCATCGCCGAGACCCGGGGCCGCGTCGGCCTGGTCACGCTGAACCGGCCCAAGGCCCTCAACGCCCTCGACAGCCGGGTCGCGGCCGAGCTGACCCGGGCGCTCGCCGCCTTCGACGCCGACCCCGGCATCGGCGCCATGGTCGTCACCGGATCGGACAAGGCCTTCGCCGCCGGCGCCGACATCAAGGAGATGGCCGACAAGACCTTCCCGGCGGTGGTGCTCGACGACTTCATCGCCGCCTGGGACGGGATTCCCCGCCTGAAGAAGCCGCTGATCGCCGCGGTGGCCGGCTTTGCCCTGGGCGGCGGCTGCGAGCTGGCCATGATGTGCGACCTGATCATCGCCGCCGACACCGCGAAGTTCGGCCAGCCGGAGATCCGGCTCGGCGTCATCCCCGGCATCGGCGGCACGCAGCGCCTGGCGCGGGCCATCGGCAAGGCCAAGGCCATGGAGATGGTGCTGACCGGCCGGCTGATGGACGCGGCGGAAGCCGAGCGCGCCGGCCTGGTCGCCCGCGTCGTGCCCGCCGCCGCGCTGGTCGAGGAGGCGCTGAAGACGGCCGAGGCCATCGCCGCCCTGTCGACGCCCGCGGTGGTGGCCGCCAAGGCGGCGGTCAACCGCGCCTTCGAGACCGGCCTCGCCGAGGGCATCTGCTGGGAGAGGCAGGCCTTCTACGCCCTGTTCGCCACGGCGGACCAGAAGGAGGGCATGGCCGCCTTCGTCGAGAAGCGACCGCCCGCCTTCCAGAATCGCTGA